In one Umezawaea sp. Da 62-37 genomic region, the following are encoded:
- a CDS encoding biotin carboxylase N-terminal domain-containing protein yields MIQTLLIANRGEIARRVIRTCRELGISPVAVHSDPDADAPHVAEADAAVRLPGATPAETYLRADLLVEAALRAGADAVHPGYGFLSENADFARAVLAAGLTWVGPTPEAIEAMGSKVAAKKRMAAAGVPVLAELDPETADVFPLLVKASAGGGGRGMREVRRKEDLADAVAGARREAESAFGDGTVFCEPLLEGARHIEVQVLADAHGTVWALGERECSIQRRHQKIVEETPSPAVDPATRQRLYDAATAAAEAIGYVGAGTVEFLFKDGDFHFLEVNTRLQVEHPVTELVFGVDLVAWQIAIAEGAELPAEPPVPNGHAIEVRLYAEDPTRDWLPASGTLHRFEVPGDVRVDSGVESGSVVGVHYDPMLAKVIAWAPDRTGAVRKLAAALAGSRVHGLVTNRELLVDVLRHPAFLNGDTHTGFLDEHRLTEAKERDLTPSALAAALAQAARRRTGALPSGWRNLPSQPQRVSYEGVDVDYRHTRDGVTTNLPLTVVDANEDVVTLELDGVRKRFHVRVYGDVVEVDSPLGAVTLRVVPRFPAPETKVAPGATVAPMPGTVVRVAVEQGQRVEVGAELLVLEAMKMEHRVLASTAGTVTELRITQGQQVDSGDVLAVVAEDAS; encoded by the coding sequence ATGATCCAGACCTTGTTGATCGCGAACCGCGGCGAGATCGCCCGCCGCGTCATCCGCACGTGCCGCGAACTGGGCATCTCGCCGGTCGCCGTGCACTCGGACCCGGACGCCGACGCGCCGCACGTCGCGGAGGCCGACGCGGCCGTCAGGCTGCCCGGCGCGACCCCGGCCGAGACGTACCTGCGGGCCGACCTGCTGGTCGAGGCCGCCCTGCGGGCCGGGGCGGACGCGGTGCACCCCGGTTACGGGTTCCTGTCCGAGAACGCCGACTTCGCCCGCGCGGTGCTGGCCGCCGGGCTGACCTGGGTCGGGCCGACGCCGGAGGCCATCGAGGCCATGGGGTCGAAGGTCGCCGCGAAGAAGCGGATGGCCGCGGCCGGGGTGCCGGTGCTGGCCGAGTTGGACCCCGAGACCGCCGACGTGTTCCCGCTTCTGGTCAAGGCCTCCGCGGGCGGAGGCGGCCGGGGTATGCGCGAGGTGCGGCGCAAGGAGGACTTGGCCGACGCGGTCGCCGGTGCCCGGCGCGAGGCCGAGTCGGCGTTCGGTGACGGCACGGTGTTCTGCGAACCGCTGCTGGAGGGCGCCCGGCACATCGAGGTGCAGGTGCTGGCCGACGCGCACGGCACGGTGTGGGCGCTGGGCGAGCGCGAGTGCTCGATCCAGCGGCGGCACCAGAAGATCGTGGAGGAGACCCCGAGCCCGGCGGTGGATCCCGCCACCCGTCAACGCCTCTACGACGCCGCGACGGCCGCGGCGGAGGCCATCGGGTACGTCGGCGCGGGCACGGTCGAGTTCCTGTTCAAGGACGGCGACTTCCACTTCCTGGAGGTCAACACCCGCCTCCAGGTCGAGCACCCGGTCACCGAACTGGTCTTCGGCGTCGACCTGGTGGCCTGGCAGATCGCCATCGCCGAAGGCGCCGAACTGCCCGCGGAACCGCCCGTCCCGAACGGCCACGCGATCGAGGTCCGGCTCTACGCCGAGGACCCGACGCGGGACTGGCTGCCCGCCAGCGGCACGCTGCACCGGTTCGAGGTGCCCGGCGACGTCCGCGTGGACAGCGGCGTCGAGAGCGGCTCGGTCGTGGGCGTGCACTACGACCCCATGCTGGCCAAGGTGATCGCGTGGGCGCCGGACCGGACCGGCGCGGTCCGCAAGCTCGCCGCCGCGCTCGCGGGCAGCCGCGTCCACGGCCTGGTCACCAACCGCGAGCTGCTGGTGGACGTCCTGCGGCACCCGGCGTTCCTGAACGGCGACACGCACACCGGGTTCCTCGACGAGCACCGCCTCACCGAGGCGAAGGAGCGCGACCTCACGCCGAGCGCGTTGGCCGCCGCCCTGGCCCAGGCCGCGAGGCGGCGCACGGGGGCGTTGCCAAGCGGCTGGCGCAACCTGCCGTCGCAGCCGCAGCGGGTAAGCTACGAGGGTGTGGACGTCGACTACCGGCACACCCGCGACGGCGTGACCACGAACCTGCCGTTGACAGTTGTAGACGCGAACGAAGACGTGGTGACGCTCGAACTTGATGGTGTGCGGAAACGTTTCCACGTCCGGGTCTACGGGGACGTGGTCGAGGTCGACTCCCCGCTGGGCGCCGTGACGCTCAGGGTCGTGCCCCGTTTCCCGGCCCCCGAGACGAAGGTGGCGCCGGGCGCGACGGTCGCCCCGATGCCCGGCACGGTCGTCCGGGTGGCGGTCGAACAGGGGCAGCGGGTCGAGGTCGGCGCGGAGCTGCTCGTGCTGGAGGCCATGAAGATGGAGCACCGCGTCCTCGCCTCGACGGCGGGCACGGTCACCGAACTGCGGATCACCCAGGGGCAACAGGTCGATTCCGGCGATGTGCTGGCAGTAGTAGCGGAGGACGCGTCATGA
- a CDS encoding acyl-CoA dehydrogenase: MNFTESDERRALRAAVADLGSRYGHEYFVAKARAGEKTDELWAEAGKLGYLGVAVPEEFGGGGGGIGDLAAVCEELARAGSPMLLMVVSPAICATVITRFGTDDQKRRWLPGFAEGTTKMAFAITEPDAGSNSHKLATKVRRDGDEWVLSGGKHYISGVDEVQAVLVVAFSPTGPALMIVPTDVEGLTYRPIEMDIVSPEKQFTMFFDDVRLPSDALVGSEDAGLAQLFAGLNPERIMAASFATGMARRALDKAAEYARTRSVWGAPIGSHQGLSHPLAQCAIQVELARVMTQKAAALYDAGQDKAAGESANMAKYAAGEAVATAVDLAIQVHGGNGLATEYGLGSLLSASRISRIAPVSREMILNYVAQHTLNLPRSY, translated from the coding sequence ATCAACTTCACCGAGAGCGACGAGCGCAGGGCGTTGCGCGCGGCCGTCGCGGACCTGGGCTCCCGGTACGGGCACGAGTACTTCGTCGCCAAGGCCCGCGCGGGGGAGAAGACGGACGAGCTGTGGGCCGAGGCGGGCAAGCTCGGCTACCTCGGAGTGGCGGTACCGGAGGAGTTCGGCGGCGGTGGCGGTGGCATCGGCGACCTGGCCGCAGTCTGTGAAGAGTTGGCGAGGGCGGGCAGCCCGATGCTGCTCATGGTGGTCTCCCCGGCGATCTGCGCCACGGTGATCACCCGCTTCGGCACCGACGACCAGAAGCGGCGCTGGCTGCCCGGCTTCGCCGAGGGCACCACGAAGATGGCGTTCGCCATCACCGAGCCGGACGCGGGCTCGAACTCGCACAAGCTCGCCACGAAGGTCCGCCGCGACGGCGACGAGTGGGTCCTGTCCGGCGGCAAGCACTACATCTCCGGCGTGGACGAGGTCCAGGCCGTGCTGGTCGTGGCCTTCAGCCCGACCGGCCCGGCGCTGATGATCGTGCCCACGGACGTCGAGGGCCTGACCTACCGGCCCATCGAGATGGACATCGTCTCGCCGGAGAAGCAGTTCACCATGTTCTTCGACGACGTCCGCCTGCCGTCCGACGCGCTGGTGGGCTCGGAGGACGCCGGGTTGGCCCAGCTGTTCGCCGGGCTCAACCCGGAGCGGATCATGGCGGCGTCGTTCGCCACTGGTATGGCCCGCAGGGCCCTGGACAAGGCGGCGGAGTACGCCCGCACCAGGTCGGTCTGGGGGGCTCCCATCGGCTCCCACCAGGGGTTGTCCCACCCGCTGGCACAGTGCGCCATCCAGGTGGAGTTGGCCCGCGTGATGACCCAGAAAGCCGCCGCGCTCTACGACGCGGGGCAGGACAAGGCGGCCGGTGAATCGGCCAACATGGCGAAGTACGCGGCCGGGGAAGCGGTCGCCACCGCGGTCGACCTGGCCATCCAGGTGCACGGCGGCAACGGTCTCGCCACCGAGTACGGACTGGGCTCGCTGTTGTCCGCGTCACGTATTTCCCGAATCGCCCCGGTGAGCCGGGAAATGATCCTCAACTACGTGGCGCAGCACACCCTGAACCTGCCTCGGTCCTATTAG
- a CDS encoding TIGR03084 family metal-binding protein, which produces MIIDVLDDLRLESAALDDLVAPPVDWSVPTPAVGWTIAHQIGHLAWTDHISLVAIKDPDAFRAGLSGYTEGTVDEGAAECAARPDLLAYWRAGREELAEALSAVPQGGKLLWFGPPMSPVSMATARLMETWAHGQDVADALGVRREPSGRLRHVAHIGVRTIPFAFMVNGLPVPAEPVRVELTGPDGLPWTWGPEDAENRVTGPALDFCLLVTQRAHRDDLAVTVVGPVAERWLPIAQAFAGPPGAGRVAS; this is translated from the coding sequence GTGATCATCGACGTACTGGACGACCTGCGGCTGGAGAGCGCGGCGCTCGACGACCTGGTCGCCCCGCCCGTGGACTGGTCGGTGCCGACGCCGGCCGTGGGCTGGACGATCGCGCACCAGATCGGTCACCTCGCGTGGACCGACCACATCTCCCTGGTCGCCATCAAGGATCCCGATGCCTTCCGGGCCGGGCTGTCCGGTTACACCGAAGGCACCGTGGACGAGGGTGCGGCCGAGTGCGCCGCGCGCCCGGACCTGCTGGCTTATTGGCGGGCGGGCCGCGAGGAGTTGGCCGAGGCGCTGAGCGCCGTGCCGCAGGGCGGGAAGCTCCTCTGGTTCGGTCCGCCGATGAGCCCGGTGTCGATGGCGACGGCGCGGCTGATGGAGACGTGGGCGCACGGGCAGGACGTCGCCGACGCGCTCGGCGTGCGCCGCGAACCGTCCGGGCGGCTGCGGCACGTCGCGCACATCGGCGTCCGCACCATCCCGTTCGCGTTCATGGTCAACGGCCTCCCGGTGCCCGCCGAACCGGTTCGGGTCGAACTGACCGGACCGGACGGTCTGCCGTGGACGTGGGGGCCGGAGGACGCGGAGAACCGGGTCACCGGTCCCGCGCTCGACTTCTGCCTCCTAGTGACCCAGCGGGCGCATCGCGACGACCTGGCGGTGACGGTCGTCGGTCCGGTGGCCGAGCGGTGGTTGCCCATCGCGCAGGCGTTCGCGGGTCCTCCCGGCGCGGGGCGGGTGGCGTCGTGA
- the ltrA gene encoding group II intron reverse transcriptase/maturase: MDELKSSVKPFDISKREVWDAYLKVKANGGAPGVDGCTIEEFEKDLKRNLAKIWNRMSSGSYFPPPVLAVEIPKPGGTRTLGVPTVADRIAQTVVARHLEQRAEPLFHQDSYGYRPGRSALDAVAVCRKRCWKKDWVVDLDIQKFFDSVPWDLMVQAVEAHTDARWVLLYVKRWLAVPLQRPDGTLLQRDRGTPQGSAVSPVLANLFLHYAFDTWMSRNFPGVTFERYVDDAVVHCVSERQARMLVEAIGERMVEVGLRLHPDKTKVVYCKDGKRSRDHPVTSFTFLGFTFHARGARGKNGEIFTSFLPAVSKDALKKMSAQVRAWRLHLRTGRTFAELAREINPVVRGWMQYYGAFYQTALYPLLRRVNYYLMRWVRKKYRKVRTFKKFHKRWKQVTATWPNLFAQWRWVHSIW, encoded by the coding sequence ATGGACGAGCTGAAGTCATCAGTGAAACCGTTCGACATTTCGAAGCGGGAGGTTTGGGACGCATACCTGAAGGTGAAGGCCAATGGGGGTGCTCCGGGGGTGGATGGGTGCACGATCGAGGAATTCGAGAAGGATCTGAAGAGAAATCTCGCGAAGATCTGGAATCGGATGTCATCGGGCAGCTATTTCCCGCCCCCGGTTCTGGCGGTAGAGATACCGAAACCAGGCGGCACAAGAACGCTCGGCGTGCCCACTGTGGCTGACAGAATCGCCCAAACGGTGGTGGCCAGGCATCTGGAGCAACGGGCGGAACCGTTGTTCCATCAGGATTCCTATGGCTATCGACCGGGGCGGTCGGCGTTGGACGCGGTTGCGGTATGCCGGAAGCGATGCTGGAAGAAGGACTGGGTGGTCGATTTGGACATCCAGAAGTTCTTCGACAGTGTGCCGTGGGACTTGATGGTCCAGGCGGTGGAGGCTCACACCGACGCTCGTTGGGTGCTGCTGTATGTGAAACGGTGGCTTGCTGTGCCGTTGCAGCGGCCCGACGGGACCTTGCTGCAGCGAGACCGGGGAACCCCACAGGGGTCAGCGGTGTCACCCGTATTGGCGAATCTGTTTCTTCATTATGCGTTCGATACGTGGATGTCCCGGAACTTTCCGGGTGTCACTTTTGAACGTTACGTCGACGATGCGGTTGTGCATTGCGTCAGTGAACGTCAGGCGCGCATGCTGGTCGAGGCGATCGGGGAACGGATGGTCGAAGTCGGGTTGCGGTTGCATCCGGACAAGACCAAGGTGGTGTACTGCAAGGACGGGAAACGCAGTCGGGATCACCCGGTGACGTCGTTCACGTTCTTGGGGTTCACTTTCCACGCCCGCGGGGCGCGGGGCAAGAACGGGGAGATATTCACTTCGTTCCTGCCCGCGGTCAGTAAGGATGCCCTCAAGAAGATGAGTGCGCAGGTGCGAGCCTGGCGGCTACATCTACGCACCGGCCGTACTTTCGCCGAACTCGCCCGGGAGATCAACCCGGTCGTGCGCGGTTGGATGCAGTACTACGGCGCGTTCTACCAGACTGCGCTGTATCCCTTGCTTAGGCGTGTCAACTACTACCTGATGCGCTGGGTCCGCAAGAAGTATCGGAAGGTCAGGACCTTCAAGAAGTTCCACAAGCGATGGAAACAGGTGACCGCTACGTGGCCGAACCTGTTCGCTCAGTGGAGATGGGTCCATTCGATCTGGTGA
- a CDS encoding TetR/AcrR family transcriptional regulator: MALEVRQRQADRSRETRRKLMEATVECLVERGWARTTTILVAERAGVSRGAQLHHFRTRGELVAGAVEHLGAESVLELKERAVGVGRSPVAVVGLIADFYASDLFSAALELWVAARTDAELKKVVLPLQTKIGRETHRLAVELLGADESRPGVREAVQITLDLVRGLALANQLADDHRRRAGIVRHWAGMLQAALEERTP; encoded by the coding sequence ATGGCACTCGAGGTGAGGCAGCGGCAGGCCGACCGCAGCCGGGAGACCAGGCGCAAGCTGATGGAGGCCACGGTCGAGTGCCTGGTCGAGCGCGGCTGGGCGCGCACCACGACGATCCTGGTGGCCGAGCGCGCGGGCGTCTCGCGCGGCGCGCAGCTGCACCACTTCCGCACCCGCGGCGAGCTGGTCGCGGGCGCGGTCGAGCACCTCGGCGCGGAGAGCGTGCTGGAGCTGAAGGAACGCGCGGTCGGCGTCGGCCGGAGCCCGGTCGCGGTGGTCGGCCTGATCGCCGACTTCTACGCGAGCGACCTGTTCAGCGCCGCGCTGGAGCTGTGGGTGGCGGCGCGGACGGACGCGGAGCTGAAGAAGGTCGTGCTGCCGCTCCAGACCAAGATCGGGCGGGAGACGCACCGGCTGGCGGTCGAGCTGCTCGGCGCGGACGAGTCGAGACCGGGTGTGCGCGAGGCCGTGCAGATCACCCTGGACCTGGTGCGGGGCCTGGCGTTGGCCAACCAGCTCGCGGACGACCACCGACGGCGGGCGGGCATCGTGCGGCACTGGGCCGGGATGCTCCAGGCCGCCCTTGAGGAGCGCACACCGTGA
- a CDS encoding acyl-CoA dehydrogenase family protein, protein MTTPDPASESSGITADLFDTPERKELRATVRRFTEREIVPHLDEWERAGELPRELHRSAAEVGLLGIGFAEEVGGSGGDLLDSIVMTEEIIQAGGSSGLIAGLFTHGIALPHIVDAGDPDLIDRFVRPTLAGDLIGSLAITEPDGGSDVAALRTTAVRDGDDYVVNGTKTFITSGTRADFVTTAVRTGGPGYEGISLLVVDRGIEVVRRLEKMGWHCSDTAELSFVDTRVPAANLVGPEHGGFALVMRQFQVERVTMAVEAYATAQRCLDLTLAYVRTRETFGKPLVKRQLVSHKLVEMAQRTELARTYTREVAAMIADGRECVAQVCFAKNAAVAACDFVVDEAVQLHGGFGYLRDAEVERHYRDARILGIGGGTTEVMAELAARRLGYTS, encoded by the coding sequence GTGACCACTCCCGATCCCGCGAGCGAATCCTCGGGTATCACGGCCGATCTCTTCGACACCCCGGAACGCAAGGAACTGCGGGCCACGGTCCGCCGGTTCACCGAGCGCGAGATCGTGCCGCACCTGGACGAGTGGGAACGCGCAGGCGAGCTGCCGCGCGAACTCCACCGCTCCGCCGCCGAGGTCGGCCTGCTCGGCATCGGCTTCGCCGAAGAGGTCGGCGGCAGCGGCGGCGACCTGCTGGACAGCATCGTGATGACCGAGGAGATCATCCAGGCGGGCGGCTCGTCCGGCCTGATCGCGGGCCTGTTCACGCACGGCATCGCGCTCCCGCACATCGTCGACGCGGGCGACCCCGACCTGATCGACCGCTTCGTCCGCCCCACCCTCGCCGGTGACCTGATCGGCTCCCTCGCCATCACCGAACCCGATGGCGGTTCCGATGTCGCCGCGCTGCGCACCACCGCGGTCCGCGACGGCGACGACTACGTCGTGAACGGCACCAAGACGTTCATCACTTCCGGCACCCGAGCCGACTTCGTCACCACGGCGGTCCGCACCGGCGGTCCCGGTTACGAAGGCATCAGCCTGCTGGTCGTCGACCGCGGGATCGAGGTGGTGCGCAGGCTGGAGAAGATGGGCTGGCACTGCTCCGACACCGCCGAACTGTCCTTCGTGGACACCCGCGTTCCCGCAGCCAACCTGGTCGGCCCGGAACACGGCGGCTTCGCCCTGGTCATGCGGCAGTTCCAGGTCGAGCGCGTCACGATGGCCGTCGAGGCCTACGCCACCGCCCAGCGCTGCCTGGACCTCACCCTCGCCTACGTCCGCACCCGCGAGACCTTCGGCAAGCCGCTCGTCAAACGCCAGCTGGTCAGCCACAAGCTCGTGGAGATGGCCCAGCGCACCGAACTGGCCCGCACCTACACCAGGGAGGTCGCCGCCATGATCGCCGACGGCCGCGAGTGCGTCGCCCAGGTCTGCTTCGCCAAGAACGCCGCCGTGGCCGCCTGCGACTTCGTCGTCGACGAGGCCGTCCAGCTGCACGGCGGCTTCGGCTACCTCCGCGACGCCGAAGTCGAACGCCACTACCGCGACGCCCGCATCCTCGGCATCGGCGGCGGCACCACCGAAGTGATGGCCGAACTGGCCGCCCGCCGATTGGGGTACACGTCATGA
- a CDS encoding carboxyl transferase domain-containing protein, producing the protein MTALRSVLDTGSADYHDNRTALLAKIAELDGEQAKALAGGGPKYTERHHKRGKLLARERIELLVDRDSPFLELSPLAAWGTDFPVGASVITGIGVVEGVECLVVANDPTVRGGASNPWTLRKTFRANDIAFANRLPVVSLVESGGADLPSQAEIFIPGGRAFRDLTRLSAAGIPTVTAVFGNATAGGAYVPGMSDHVVMIKERSKVFLGGPPLVKMATGEEAEDEALGGAHMHGTVSGLADYVAEDEVDAIRLTRRIVARLNWKKLGPAPKPVEEPLYADEELLGLVPTDQRVPFDPREVIARIVDGSRFDEFKPGYGTSLVTGWADLHGYPVGILANARGVLFSAESQKATQFIQLANSADTPLLFLQNTTGYMVGARYEQGGIIKHGAMMINAVSNSRVPHLTVNMGASYGAGNYGMCGRAFEPRFLFTWPNAKSAVMGPVQLAGVLSIVARQAAAAKGQDYDEDHDAAMRDMVEGQIEQQSLAPFLSGRLYDDGVIDPRDTRTVLGLCLSAVHSGPIKGAEGYGVFRM; encoded by the coding sequence ATGACCGCGCTGCGCTCGGTGCTGGACACCGGATCGGCGGACTACCACGACAACCGGACCGCGCTCCTCGCCAAGATCGCCGAGCTGGACGGCGAGCAGGCCAAGGCGCTGGCCGGTGGCGGGCCGAAGTACACCGAGCGCCACCACAAGCGCGGCAAGCTCCTGGCCCGTGAGCGGATCGAACTGCTGGTGGACCGGGACAGCCCGTTCCTGGAGCTGTCGCCGCTGGCGGCGTGGGGCACGGACTTCCCGGTCGGGGCCAGCGTCATCACCGGGATCGGGGTCGTCGAGGGCGTCGAGTGCCTGGTCGTGGCGAACGACCCGACGGTGCGCGGCGGTGCCAGCAACCCGTGGACCCTCCGCAAGACCTTCCGGGCCAACGACATCGCGTTCGCGAACCGGCTGCCGGTGGTGAGCCTGGTCGAGTCCGGCGGCGCGGACCTGCCGTCCCAGGCCGAGATCTTCATCCCCGGCGGCCGGGCGTTCCGGGACCTGACGCGGCTGTCGGCGGCGGGGATCCCGACCGTCACGGCGGTGTTCGGGAACGCGACCGCGGGCGGCGCGTACGTGCCGGGCATGTCGGACCACGTGGTGATGATCAAGGAACGCTCGAAGGTGTTCCTCGGCGGTCCGCCGCTGGTCAAGATGGCGACCGGCGAGGAGGCCGAGGACGAGGCGCTGGGCGGTGCGCACATGCACGGCACCGTCTCCGGCCTCGCGGACTACGTGGCCGAGGACGAGGTGGACGCGATCCGGCTGACCCGGCGGATCGTGGCCCGGCTGAACTGGAAGAAGCTCGGACCCGCGCCCAAACCGGTGGAGGAACCGCTCTACGCCGACGAGGAGCTGCTGGGGCTCGTGCCGACCGACCAGCGGGTCCCGTTCGACCCGCGCGAGGTGATCGCGCGGATCGTGGACGGCTCGCGGTTCGACGAGTTCAAGCCCGGCTACGGCACGAGCCTGGTGACGGGCTGGGCGGACCTGCACGGCTACCCGGTCGGCATCCTGGCGAACGCGCGCGGGGTGCTGTTCAGCGCGGAGTCGCAGAAGGCGACGCAGTTCATCCAGCTGGCGAACTCGGCGGACACCCCTCTCCTGTTCCTCCAGAACACCACCGGGTACATGGTGGGCGCGCGGTACGAGCAGGGCGGGATCATCAAGCACGGCGCGATGATGATCAACGCGGTGTCGAACAGCCGGGTGCCGCACCTGACCGTGAACATGGGCGCGTCCTACGGGGCGGGCAACTACGGGATGTGCGGGCGGGCGTTCGAACCGCGGTTCCTGTTCACCTGGCCCAACGCCAAGTCGGCCGTGATGGGGCCCGTGCAGCTCGCTGGGGTGCTCTCGATCGTCGCGCGGCAGGCCGCCGCGGCGAAGGGGCAGGACTACGACGAAGACCACGACGCGGCCATGCGGGACATGGTCGAGGGGCAGATCGAGCAGCAGTCGCTGGCCCCGTTCCTGTCCGGCAGGCTGTACGACGACGGGGTCATCGACCCCCGCGACACCCGCACCGTTCTCGGCCTCTGCCTTTCCGCCGTCCACAGTGGACCGATCAAGGGCGCCGAGGGCTACGGCGTCTTCCGGATGTGA
- a CDS encoding S8 family peptidase — protein MRETRQVRWLAGAGAVVVAAAATITLAGTAQAAEGTIRAAGAPEAISGSYIVKLKDFSTASVSSLASKFDAKIDRTYEGGFKGFAATASEQQAKRLAADPSVEYVEQNQVFHVETTQANPPSWGLDRIDQASLPLNSSYSYTTTGAGVNAYVIDTGVRITHQTFGGRAVNGYDAVSNDNIAQDGNGHGTHVAGTIGGSQYGVAKGVRIVAVRVLDNAGSGTTAGVVAGINWVTNNHVKPATANMSLGGGASTALDDAVRSSIAAGVTYGVAAGNSNANASTSSPARVTQAITVGATERTDARASYSNFGAVLDVFAPGSGITSSWNTSDTATNTISGTSMATPHVVGVTARYLQSNPSATPATVSAAIVSTATANKVTNPGSGSPNRLLFRAPTA, from the coding sequence ATGCGTGAAACACGACAGGTGCGTTGGTTGGCGGGTGCCGGTGCCGTGGTGGTCGCGGCCGCCGCGACGATCACCCTGGCAGGCACCGCGCAGGCAGCCGAGGGCACGATCCGGGCGGCAGGCGCCCCCGAGGCGATCTCCGGCAGCTACATCGTGAAGCTGAAGGACTTCTCCACGGCGTCGGTCAGCTCGCTCGCGTCGAAGTTCGACGCGAAGATCGACCGCACGTACGAGGGCGGCTTCAAGGGCTTCGCGGCGACCGCTTCGGAGCAGCAGGCCAAGCGACTGGCCGCCGACCCGTCGGTCGAGTACGTCGAGCAGAACCAGGTCTTCCACGTCGAGACCACGCAGGCCAACCCGCCGTCGTGGGGCCTCGACCGGATCGACCAGGCGAGCCTGCCGCTCAACTCGTCCTACAGCTACACCACGACCGGCGCCGGCGTGAACGCCTACGTCATCGACACCGGCGTGCGGATCACCCACCAGACCTTCGGTGGCCGCGCGGTCAACGGCTACGACGCGGTGAGCAACGACAACATCGCGCAGGACGGCAACGGCCACGGCACGCACGTCGCGGGCACCATCGGCGGCAGCCAGTACGGCGTCGCGAAGGGCGTCAGGATCGTCGCCGTCCGCGTGCTCGACAACGCCGGTTCCGGCACGACCGCCGGTGTCGTCGCGGGCATCAACTGGGTGACCAACAACCACGTCAAGCCCGCCACGGCCAACATGAGCCTCGGCGGCGGCGCGTCCACCGCGCTCGACGACGCGGTCCGCTCCTCCATCGCCGCGGGTGTCACCTACGGCGTGGCCGCGGGCAACAGCAACGCCAACGCCAGCACCTCCTCGCCCGCCCGCGTGACGCAGGCGATCACCGTCGGCGCCACCGAGCGCACCGACGCCCGCGCCAGCTACTCTAACTTCGGCGCGGTGCTGGACGTCTTCGCCCCGGGTTCCGGCATCACCTCGTCGTGGAACACCAGCGACACGGCCACGAACACGATCAGCGGCACCTCGATGGCGACCCCGCACGTCGTCGGCGTCACCGCGCGCTACCTCCAGTCCAACCCGTCCGCCACGCCCGCCACGGTGTCCGCCGCGATCGTCTCGACGGCCACCGCCAACAAGGTGACGAACCCCGGCTCCGGTTCCCCGAACCGCCTGCTGTTCCGGGCTCCGACCGCCTAG
- a CDS encoding S8 family peptidase produces the protein MRKLLSCLGVAALGVALAAAPASAAEGVVLAAGSPTAIPGSYIVKVKSGTDRLAAAVGGKVLPGAFNGFTASMSEKEARRLAADPSVEYVEQNQVVHSTATQLNPTWGLDRTDQRALPLDHSYSYTSTGYGVNVYVIDTGIRKTHVDFGGRARDGWDFVDNDPIADDLNGHGTHVAATAIGTTYGIAKQATAWGVKVLGPNGSGTTAGVIAGVSWVTTNSVKPAVANMSIGGSASVAMDDAVRTSILSGVTYTVSAGGSNTNVANFSPARVAEALTVGASTITDTRASSSNYGPGVDIYAPGQNILSAWITSDTASNTLSGTSMSAPHVAGVAARYLQFNPTATAAQVSAAIVAAGTPVSFGRLLYWNPAL, from the coding sequence ATGCGCAAGCTGTTGTCGTGCTTAGGGGTCGCCGCCCTGGGGGTGGCGCTCGCCGCCGCGCCCGCCTCGGCCGCCGAGGGAGTCGTCCTCGCCGCAGGATCGCCGACCGCGATCCCCGGCAGCTACATCGTGAAGGTCAAGAGCGGCACCGACCGGCTCGCCGCGGCCGTCGGCGGGAAGGTGCTCCCCGGCGCGTTCAACGGCTTCACCGCCTCGATGTCGGAGAAGGAGGCCAGGCGCCTGGCGGCCGACCCGTCGGTCGAGTACGTCGAGCAGAACCAGGTCGTGCACTCGACCGCTACCCAGCTCAACCCGACGTGGGGCCTGGACCGCACCGACCAGCGCGCCCTTCCGCTGGACCACTCGTACAGCTACACGTCCACCGGCTACGGCGTGAACGTGTACGTGATCGACACCGGCATCCGCAAGACGCACGTCGACTTCGGCGGCCGCGCCCGCGACGGCTGGGACTTCGTCGACAACGACCCGATCGCCGACGACCTCAACGGCCACGGCACGCACGTTGCCGCCACCGCGATCGGCACGACCTACGGCATCGCCAAGCAGGCCACCGCGTGGGGCGTGAAGGTGTTGGGCCCCAACGGTTCTGGCACCACGGCGGGTGTCATCGCGGGCGTCAGCTGGGTGACCACCAACTCGGTCAAGCCCGCCGTCGCCAACATGAGCATCGGCGGCTCCGCGTCGGTGGCGATGGACGACGCCGTGCGCACCTCGATCCTCAGCGGTGTCACGTACACGGTCTCCGCGGGCGGCAGCAACACGAACGTCGCGAACTTCTCGCCCGCCCGTGTCGCGGAAGCGTTGACCGTGGGGGCGTCCACGATCACCGACACCAGGGCGTCCTCCTCCAACTACGGGCCGGGCGTGGACATCTACGCGCCGGGCCAGAACATCCTGTCGGCGTGGATCACCAGCGACACGGCGAGCAACACCCTCAGCGGCACCTCGATGTCCGCGCCGCACGTGGCCGGTGTCGCGGCGCGCTACCTCCAGTTCAACCCGACGGCGACGGCCGCGCAGGTGTCCGCCGCGATCGTGGCCGCCGGCACGCCGGTGTCGTTCGGCAGGCTCCTGTACTGGAACCCGGCGCTGTAG